A window of the Schistocerca nitens isolate TAMUIC-IGC-003100 chromosome 5, iqSchNite1.1, whole genome shotgun sequence genome harbors these coding sequences:
- the LOC126260322 gene encoding basic proline-rich protein-like → MQYPGKESGQQESVQQESVQQESVQQESVQQESGQQESGQQESSQQESGQQESGQQESGHQESGQQESVQQESVQQESVQQESVQQESGQQESGQQESGQQESGHQESGQQESGHQESGQQESVQQESVQQESVQQESVQQESGQQESGQQESSQQESGQQESGQQESGHQESGQQESVQQESVQQESVQQESVQQESGQQESGQQESGQQESGHQESGVRPAGVRPAGICPAGVRPAGVRPAGVRPAGVRPAGVRPAGVRPAGVRPAGVCPAGVRPAGVRPAGVRPAGVRPAGVRPAGVRPPGVRPAGVRPALVRPAGVCPAGVRPAGVRPAGVRPAGVQPAGVRPPGVRPAGVRPPGVRPAGVRPAGVCPAGVCPAGVRPAGVRPAGVRPTGVRPAGVQPAGVRPAGVRPAGVRPAGVRPAGVLRPAGVRPAGVCPAGVHPAGVRPAGVLPAGVRPAGVQPAGVWPAGVRPAGVRPAGVRPAGVLRPAGVQAAGVQPAGVRPAGVRPAGVWPAGVRPAGVRPAVVQPEPSSPQRSGRQRPGRQQSGRQRSGGSGPAGSEIAGAIVRWIAVGAAPDRGLLTRLFAE, encoded by the exons AGTCCGTCCAGCAGGAGTCTGTCCAGCAGGAGTCCGTCCAGCAGGAGTCCGGCCAGCAGGAGTCTGGCCAGCAGGAGTCCAGCCAGCAGGAGTCCGGCCAGCAGGAGTCCGGCCAGCAGGAGTCCGGCCACCAGGAGTCCGGCCAGCAGGAGTCCGTCCAGCAGGAGTCTGTCCAGCAGGAGTCTGTCCAGCAGGAGTCCGTCCAGCAGGAGTCCGGCCAGCAGGAGTCCGGCCAGCAGGAGTCCGGCCAGCAGGAGTCCGGCCACCAGGAGTCCGGCCAGCAGGAGTCCGGCCACCAGGAGTCCGGCCAGCAGGAGTCCGTCCAGCAGGAGTCCGTCCAGCAGGAGTCTGTCCAGCAGGAGTCCGTCCAGCAGGAGTCCGGCCAGCAGGAGTCTGGCCAGCAGGAGTCCAGCCAGCAGGAGTCCGGCCAGCAGGAGTCCGGCCAGCAGGAGTCCGGCCACCAGGAGTCCGGCCAGCAGGAGTCCGTCCAGCAGGAGTCTGTCCAGCAGGAGTCTGTCCAGCAGGAGTCCGTCCAGCAGGAGTCCGGCCAGCAGGAGTCCGGCCAGCAGGAGTCCGGCCAGCAGGAGTCCGGCCACCAGGAGTCCG GAGTCCGGCCAGCAGGAGTCCGTCCAGCAGGAATCTGTCCAGCAGGAGTCCGTCCAGCAGGAGTCCGGCCAGCAGGAGTCCGGCCAGCAGGAGTCCGGCCAGCAGGAGTCCGGCCAGCAGGAGTCCGGCCAGCAGGAGTCCGTCCAGCAGGAGTCTGTCCAGCAGGAGTCCGTCCAGCAGGAGTCCGTCCAGCAGGAGTCCGGCCAGCAGGAGTCCGGCCAGCAGGAGTCCGGCCAGCAGGAGTCCGGCCACCAGGAGTCCGGCCAGCAGGAGTCCGTCCAGCACTAGTCCGTCCAGCAGGAGTCTGTCCAGCAGGAGTCCGTCCAGCAGGAGTCCGGCCAGCAGGAGTCCGGCCAGCAGGAGTCCAGCCAGCAGGAGTCCGGCCACCAGGAGTCCGGCCAGCAGGAGTCCGGCCACCAGGAGTCCGGCCAGCAGGAGTCCGTCCAGCAGGAGTCTGTCCAGCAGGAGTCTGTCCAGCAGGAGTCCGTCCAGCAGGAGTCCGGCCAGCAGGAGTCCGGCCAACAGGAGTCCGGCCAGCAGGAGTCCAGCCAGCAGGAGTCCGGCCAGCAGGAGTCCGGCCAGCAGGAGTCCGGCCAGCAGGAGTTCGGCCAGCAGGAGTCC TCCGTCCAGCAGGAGTCCGTCCAGCAGGAGTCTGTCCAGCAGGAGTCCATCCAGCAGGAGTCCGGCCAGCAGGAGTCCTGCCAGCAGGAGTCCGGCCAGCAGGAGTCCAGCCAGCAGGAGTCTGGCCAGCAGGAGTCCGGCCAGCAGGAGTCCGGCCAGCAGGAGTTCGGCCAGCAGGAGTCC TCCGGCCAGCAGGAGTCCAGGCAGCAGGAGTCCAGCCAGCAGGAGTCCGGCCAGCAGGAGTCCGGCCAGCAGGAGTCTGGCCAGCAGGAGTCCGGCCGGCAGGAGTCCggccagcagtggtccagccagaaCCCAGCAGCCCGCAGCGGTCCGGCCGGCAGCGGCCCGGCCGGCAGCAGTCCGGCCGGCAGCGGTCCGGCGGCAGCGGCCCGGCCGGCAGTG AGATCGCCGGCGCCATAGTGCGCTGGATCGCTGTGGGCGCAGCCCCAGATCGCGGCCTGTTGACCAGGCTGTTTGCTGAGTGA